The following proteins come from a genomic window of Salvia hispanica cultivar TCC Black 2014 chromosome 4, UniMelb_Shisp_WGS_1.0, whole genome shotgun sequence:
- the LOC125224396 gene encoding uncharacterized N-acetyltransferase p20-like: MGENRDEKIKINLRPLEISDMDDFMAWASDERVARFCTWEPYTSRDEALHFLTNIAIPHPWLRAICVGDRVVGSISVTPGSGTRSCTAELGYVLAHEHWGRGIATEAVKVVSSTIFREWPLLQRLEAFVNAENGRSQKDLDKAGFVREGLLRKYEVIKWKPRDMIVYSLLSGHVS, translated from the coding sequence atgggTGAAAACAGAgatgaaaaaatcaaaatcaatcttAGGCCCTTAGAAATATCAGACATGGATGATTTCATGGCGTGGGCAAGTGATGAAAGAGTTGCCCGTTTCTGCACTTGGGAACCCTACACTTCACGAGATGAAGCACTCCACTTCCTCACCAACATCGCCATCCCCCACCCATGGCTCCGAGCCATCTGCGTCGGAGATCGAGTCGTGGGCTCGATCTCCGTCACGCCCGGCTCTGGCACCAGGAGCTGCACGGCGGAGCTCGGCTACGTGTTGGCGCACGAGCACTGGGGGAGAGGGATTGCCACGGAGGCGGTGAAGGTTGTGAGCTCCACCATTTTCCGAGAGTGGCCGCTGCTGCAGAGGCTCGAGGCTTTTGTGAACGCCGAGAATGGAAGGTCCCAGAAGGATCTAGACAAGGCTGGATTTGTGAGGGAAGGCTTGCTGAGAAAGTATGAAGTTATCAAATGGAAACCTAGAGATATGATTGTTTACAGCCTTCTTTCTGGTCATGTTTCCTAG
- the LOC125223846 gene encoding uncharacterized N-acetyltransferase p20-like, with product MAENRDEKINLRPLKISDMDDFMAWASDERVTRFCTWDSYSSRDEALHFLTNTAIPHPWYRAICAGDRAVGSISVTPGSGTRSCTAELGYVVAHEHWGKGVATEAVRIVGSTIFGEWPLLQRLEAFVDAENGRSQKVLEKAGFVREGLLRKYDVVKGKPRDMIVFSLLP from the coding sequence ATGGCTGAAAACAGAGATGAAAAAATCAATCTTAGGCCCTTAAAAATATCAGACATGGATGATTTCATGGCGTGGGCGAGTGATGAAAGAGTCACCCGTTTCTGCACTTGGGATTCCTACTCTTCACGAGATGAAGCACTCCACTTCCTCACCAACACCGCCATCCCCCACCCCTGGTACCGAGCCATCTGCGCCGGAGATCGAGCAGTGGGCTCGATCTCCGTGACGCCCGGCTCTGGCACCCGGAGCTGCACGGCGGAGCTCGGCTACGTGGTGGCACACGAGCACTGGGGGAAAGGGGTTGCCACGGAGGCGGTGAGGATTGTGGGCTCCACCATATTCGGGGAGTGGCCGCTGCTGCAGAGGCTCGAGGCCTTTGTGGATGCCGAGAATGGAAGGTCCCAGAAGGTTCTAGAGAAGGCTGGATTTGTGAGGGAAGGCTTGCTCAGGAAGTATGATGTTGTCAAGGGGAAACCTAGAGATATGATTGTTTTCAGCCTTCTTCCTTAG